GATCGTCCCGGCGCAAGCCCAGCCCGAGCTGCATGAGGCAGGAGGGATTGCCGGTGATGACCCACTCGGCCTCGGTCTGCGCGAGGTTGTCGAGCTTGCGCGCCAGGAGTTGCTCGGCCATCTCCGGCTGGAGGAAGGTGTAGGAGCCCGCGCCCCCGCAACACCAGTCGGATTCCTTCAGGGGCACGAGCGAAAGGCCCGGGATCCGCTGGAGCAAGCGCCGAGGCGCCTCCTTGATCCGCTGGCCATGGGTCAGGTGGCAGGGCTCATGGTACGTCGCCTTCACGCTCAGGGCGCGGGGTGGCTCGGGCAGGCCCACCTCATCGAGAAACTCGCAGATATCCTTGACCTTGGCACCGAAGGCGGCCGCCTCCGAGTGGCCCGCTTCACCTGGGGCGAGCCAGGTGCCGTAGTCCTTCATGGCGGCCCCGCATCCGGCCGAGTTGACGATGACGGCCGACAGGTCTTGGGGGGCGCCATCTGCGCTCGGGGGGCAACGGAACGCCTCGAGGTTGGTGCGCATGAAGGCCTGCGCGCGCCGGCAATCGCCCTCGTGCATGTGCAGCGCGCCGCAGCACCCCTGCGCACGCGGCACCCAGACGTCGAAGCCCGCCCGTGCGAGCATCCGGACCGACGCGCGATTGACCGGGCGGTAGAGCGCATCCATCACGCAGCCGGTCAAGAAGGCCACGGTCCCTCGGCGATCGCCCACCGCGGGCGTCCATTCGGGGATGGGGGGCTCCTCCTGGGGAGGCGTTCCCACCAGATCGAGCTGGCGGCGTAGCAAGGATGGCAAAAGCGGCTTCAGGCCCTCGATCGCCTTGGGGGCCAGCCGTACCGGGGTCATCGCGAAGCGCAAGCGCTTGGAATAGGGCAGCAAGTGATCCAGCATGCCTTTCCAGAGGGCGCGAGCCCCACGGTTCGGGCGGTGAGGAACCACGTAGTCGGCCCGGACCGCTTCGAGCAGGTGGCCGTACTGGACGCTGGATGGGCAGGCCGTCTCGCAGGCTCGGCACCCCAGGCACCGATCCAGCGGGCCGAAAACGTCGGCCGCAGGCTCCAGGCGCCCCTCTACCAGGGCCTTCATGAGGTGGATCCGGCCCCTCGGAGAGTCGGGCTCGGCCCCCTTGAGGGCGTAGGTCGGACAGGCTTCGAGGCAGAGGCCGCAGTGGATGCACTCGTCGGTGAGCTGTGTTAGCGCGTGCTTGAGATCGGGTCGGTCCATGGGGTCACTCCTCGCGAAGGGGCCAGAGCCGGCCGGGCGCAAGGCTACCCGCAGGGTCGAGGCTGGCCTTGAGGCGGCGCATCAGCGCAAGCGGCGTCCCATCGAGGCCGAACGCATCAAGGCTCTCTGGGACGGGGCAGCGCTCGATGACGAGACTTCCGCCCTTGCCGTGCGCCCTGGCGCGCAACTGCTCGACCCAAGCGAGCCATTCGTCGCCGTCTGCCGAGAGCCAGACCGTGCCTTGAAGCACCTGCGCGATCGCCGTACACGCGACACCGAGCGAAGCGCCCAATACCTGGGCCTCGCATACGAAGGACAGCAGTTCGCTGGGCAAAACCGACACGCGGACCACCAGCGGAGCTTCAGGCCTGCCAGCCAGTGCGTCGCGCAGCTCAGCGCGTTCGCGTTCCGCCTGCTCGCCTTCTTGTTGCGGCAAGACGCCTCCACCGAGCCCCGTGAGCAGGCGCCGCGCTTCGTCGGCTTGCCACGCTACCGTCTCGTTGCTGCCGTCGAAGCCGAGGCTGAACGTGAAGCCGTCGGCATCGGCGCCTAGCAGGGCGATCGCAGGATCGAGAGAAGTCGTTTGCAGGGCGGCAAGCGCCGCTTCGGCCTGGGCCGCATCCGTCCAGCGCGCCGAGAGCAAGCACCGGGTCTCGGGCATCGGGCGCACCCGGAAGGTCACGCTTGAAATCGCCCCGAGTGTCCCCAGGCTCCCCGTGTACAGCTTGCAGAGGTCATAGCCCGCGACGCTCTTGACCACGCGGGCACCGCTCTTGATGACGTCGCCCTCGCTCGACACCACTTCGAGCCCGAGCAGCCAGTCCCGCACCAGGCCATAGCCCGCGCGCCCAAGCGGCACCGGGGCGGCCGCCACGAGCCCGCCGAGCGTCGTACGCTCCGGGAAGGGCACCTCCAGCGGCAACACCTGGCGCCGGGTGGCGAGCAGCTCGTTCAGCTCCGCGAGCGATAGCCCGGCCTCGGCGGTCACCACCATGTCGTCGGGGGCGTAGTCCACCACGCGGGTGAGCCCGGCGGTCGAAATACCGACCCGCTCTGCGGGCA
This genomic window from bacterium contains:
- a CDS encoding 4Fe-4S dicluster domain-containing protein, whose product is MDRPDLKHALTQLTDECIHCGLCLEACPTYALKGAEPDSPRGRIHLMKALVEGRLEPAADVFGPLDRCLGCRACETACPSSVQYGHLLEAVRADYVVPHRPNRGARALWKGMLDHLLPYSKRLRFAMTPVRLAPKAIEGLKPLLPSLLRRQLDLVGTPPQEEPPIPEWTPAVGDRRGTVAFLTGCVMDALYRPVNRASVRMLARAGFDVWVPRAQGCCGALHMHEGDCRRAQAFMRTNLEAFRCPPSADGAPQDLSAVIVNSAGCGAAMKDYGTWLAPGEAGHSEAAAFGAKVKDICEFLDEVGLPEPPRALSVKATYHEPCHLTHGQRIKEAPRRLLQRIPGLSLVPLKESDWCCGGAGSYTFLQPEMAEQLLARKLDNLAQTEAEWVITGNPSCLMQLGLGLRRDDRPTLLLHTVEVLDRAYQEPGASSENPDA
- a CDS encoding FAD-binding oxidoreductase, which produces MIERWVPQDVSELADALREAVRAGRTVEILGLGARADWGNPLPAERVGISTAGLTRVVDYAPDDMVVTAEAGLSLAELNELLATRRQVLPLEVPFPERTTLGGLVAAAPVPLGRAGYGLVRDWLLGLEVVSSEGDVIKSGARVVKSVAGYDLCKLYTGSLGTLGAISSVTFRVRPMPETRCLLSARWTDAAQAEAALAALQTTSLDPAIALLGADADGFTFSLGFDGSNETVAWQADEARRLLTGLGGGVLPQQEGEQAERERAELRDALAGRPEAPLVVRVSVLPSELLSFVCEAQVLGASLGVACTAIAQVLQGTVWLSADGDEWLAWVEQLRARAHGKGGSLVIERCPVPESLDAFGLDGTPLALMRRLKASLDPAGSLAPGRLWPLREE